A genomic region of Caulobacter vibrioides contains the following coding sequences:
- a CDS encoding M56 family metallopeptidase, with protein MMHPLFASAALGLVAAWPASGLGWLLGKAADRLTDDPALRTAAWNRAVALPPALLGLMTGISLLPEEATTPVYSVVASTKAAATAGAVVNDATARIASNLNTVETAAALLILGAAGGLAVATVRQVIGRARLARIVRDARPAETDLALAIGAAARRLDTGHPEVRISDRIDQPLLAGLTRPVILLPRDLVERLPIERLVPICAHELGHLKRGDNWRLLFEHLVGGLFWMVPPFAVLRARAAAAREELCDALALTGATPEVRRGYAESLLAVLRAHAAPTLHPAFTGKGRKPTAMRLKAITDPHPAAGWGRKALLGATTALVVAATGATSMALAQQDRGGASVRSQLIATNENKSVTITADTVWMDRAETDGNALRLPGGQTATYVGDIEIRGRLGENAIILLNGSAAPAGFDPTRLERGAIKRLEVKSWQEQDRVMNSFNVVMNARP; from the coding sequence GTGATGCACCCGCTTTTCGCGTCCGCCGCCCTCGGCCTCGTCGCCGCCTGGCCCGCCAGCGGCCTGGGCTGGCTGCTGGGCAAGGCCGCCGATCGCCTGACCGACGACCCGGCCCTGCGCACCGCAGCCTGGAACCGCGCCGTGGCCCTACCGCCAGCGCTGCTGGGCCTGATGACGGGCATCTCGCTACTGCCAGAAGAAGCAACGACGCCGGTCTATAGTGTGGTCGCCAGCACAAAGGCGGCCGCCACCGCCGGCGCCGTCGTAAACGACGCAACCGCGCGCATCGCATCCAACCTCAACACGGTCGAGACCGCCGCCGCCCTGCTGATCCTGGGCGCCGCCGGCGGCCTGGCGGTCGCGACCGTCCGGCAGGTGATCGGCCGGGCCAGGCTGGCGCGCATCGTCCGTGACGCCCGGCCCGCCGAAACGGACCTGGCCCTGGCCATTGGCGCGGCCGCCCGCCGCCTGGACACGGGCCACCCCGAGGTGCGGATCAGCGATCGGATCGACCAGCCGCTGCTGGCGGGCCTGACGAGGCCGGTCATCCTGCTGCCTCGTGACCTGGTCGAACGCCTGCCAATTGAGCGTCTGGTTCCGATCTGCGCTCATGAGCTGGGCCACCTGAAGCGCGGCGACAACTGGCGGCTGCTGTTCGAGCACCTGGTGGGCGGCCTCTTCTGGATGGTCCCACCGTTCGCCGTGCTGCGCGCCCGAGCCGCCGCCGCCCGCGAGGAACTCTGCGACGCCTTGGCCCTGACTGGCGCAACGCCCGAAGTCCGTCGCGGCTACGCTGAGAGCCTGCTCGCGGTGCTGCGCGCCCACGCTGCTCCAACCCTGCACCCCGCCTTCACCGGCAAAGGAAGGAAACCCACCGCCATGCGCCTGAAAGCCATCACCGATCCGCACCCCGCCGCCGGCTGGGGTCGCAAGGCCCTTCTGGGCGCGACGACCGCCCTCGTCGTCGCCGCCACCGGCGCGACTTCGATGGCCCTGGCGCAGCAAGACCGTGGCGGCGCAAGCGTGCGAAGCCAACTGATCGCGACAAACGAAAACAAGTCCGTGACGATCACGGCGGACACGGTCTGGATGGATCGCGCCGAAACGGACGGCAACGCTCTACGGCTCCCCGGCGGTCAGACGGCGACCTATGTCGGCGATATCGAGATCCGCGGCCGATTGGGCGAGAACGCTATCATCCTCCTCAACGGGTCCGCCGCCCCTGCAGGCTTCGACCCCACCCGCCTGGAGAGGGGCGCCATCAAGCGACTGGAAGTGAAAAGCTGGCAGGAGCAAGATCGGGTGATGAACAGCTTCAACGTCGTCATGAACGCTAGGCCCTGA
- a CDS encoding pectate lyase family protein, whose translation MFSRHLRAAAGALALTLAAAPALAGDVTAFPGAEGAGRLSLGGRGGAVLRVTNLNDSGPGSLRAAVEAKGPRTVVFDVAGTIPLKSPLKISNPRITIAGQTAPGGGITLRDQTLVVGADDVVIRFIRSRLGAESKIEGDAIWISGGRRIILDHVSASWSVDETLSASARYGEPGQGFHDLTVQWSIIAESLARSIHVKGDHGYGSLIRGGQGSKISFHHNLWANHIARMPRPGNYDGPDKDPVGPLFDFRSNVFYNWGKGYAGYNADKAARAAYNFVDNAYVPGPDTGKRVIFQESNLEAKGYFAGNSMDGVVPADPWSLVTFTIPEPAGYRLAAPLDVAPVTPESADKAYERVLADAGASVWRDPVDRRIVEGVRSRQGKVINTEADVGGWPELPAGKALPDTDGDGMPDAWETARGLNPKSPDGAILAKDGSGWTNLELYLADAAKVRG comes from the coding sequence ATGTTCAGCCGCCACCTTCGCGCCGCTGCGGGCGCTCTCGCCCTGACGCTCGCCGCCGCCCCCGCCCTGGCCGGCGACGTCACGGCCTTTCCCGGCGCTGAGGGTGCGGGACGCCTCAGCCTTGGCGGGCGCGGCGGGGCGGTGTTGCGGGTCACCAACCTGAACGACTCCGGCCCGGGCTCCCTGCGCGCCGCGGTCGAGGCCAAGGGGCCGCGCACGGTCGTCTTCGACGTCGCCGGCACGATCCCGCTGAAGTCGCCGCTGAAGATCAGCAACCCGCGTATCACCATCGCCGGCCAGACCGCGCCCGGCGGCGGGATCACCCTGCGCGACCAGACCCTGGTGGTCGGCGCCGATGACGTCGTGATCCGCTTCATCCGCTCGCGCCTGGGCGCCGAGAGCAAGATCGAGGGCGACGCGATCTGGATCAGTGGCGGCCGACGGATCATCCTTGACCACGTCTCGGCCAGCTGGTCGGTGGACGAGACGCTGTCGGCCTCGGCCCGCTACGGCGAGCCGGGCCAAGGCTTCCATGACCTGACGGTCCAGTGGTCGATCATCGCCGAGAGCCTGGCGCGCTCGATCCACGTCAAGGGCGACCACGGCTATGGCAGCCTGATCCGGGGCGGCCAGGGCAGCAAGATCAGCTTCCATCACAATCTGTGGGCCAACCACATCGCCCGCATGCCGCGCCCGGGCAACTATGACGGGCCCGACAAGGATCCCGTCGGCCCGCTGTTCGATTTCCGCTCCAACGTCTTCTACAACTGGGGCAAGGGCTATGCCGGCTACAACGCCGACAAGGCTGCGCGGGCGGCCTACAACTTCGTCGACAACGCCTATGTGCCCGGCCCCGACACCGGCAAGCGCGTGATCTTCCAGGAGAGCAATCTGGAGGCCAAGGGCTACTTCGCCGGCAACAGCATGGACGGGGTGGTTCCGGCCGATCCCTGGAGCCTGGTGACCTTCACGATCCCCGAGCCCGCCGGCTATCGTCTCGCCGCGCCGCTGGACGTCGCGCCCGTCACGCCAGAGAGCGCCGACAAGGCCTATGAGCGCGTCCTGGCCGACGCCGGCGCCTCGGTGTGGCGCGATCCCGTCGACCGGCGGATTGTCGAGGGCGTGCGCTCTCGCCAGGGCAAGGTGATCAACACGGAGGCCGATGTCGGCGGCTGGCCGGAGCTGCCCGCCGGCAAGGCGCTGCCCGACACTGACGGCGACGGCATGCCCGACGCCTGGGAGACGGCGCGTGGTCTCAATCCGAAAAGCCCGGACGGCGCGATCCTGGCCAAGGACGGCTCGGGCTGGACCAACCTGGAGCTCTACCTGGCGGACGCGGCGAAGGTTCGGGGCTGA
- a CDS encoding type II toxin-antitoxin system PemK/MazF family toxin encodes MHDKPPKPPLLLKSVPRFGQVYWCDFAISNVLPEFDDVHPAVVIRSGHKLDRPHLVVPMTTVDHTGDVYAHALTRNPNPKKPNLPSWVVCHHIYTVASERLRPMTDIYGHPRFPVLGDGDMHEIGKRVRRALHRIMEASLTLPPDLPREEP; translated from the coding sequence ATGCACGACAAGCCGCCCAAGCCGCCCCTCCTGCTCAAGAGTGTTCCGCGCTTCGGGCAAGTCTACTGGTGCGATTTTGCGATCTCGAACGTCCTGCCGGAGTTCGATGACGTGCATCCCGCCGTTGTGATCCGTTCGGGACACAAGCTGGATCGCCCCCATCTTGTCGTACCGATGACGACCGTCGACCATACCGGCGACGTCTACGCCCACGCCTTGACGCGCAATCCCAATCCCAAGAAGCCGAACCTGCCCTCATGGGTGGTCTGTCATCACATCTATACCGTCGCGTCGGAGCGGTTGCGGCCGATGACCGACATCTACGGACATCCACGGTTTCCGGTCCTCGGCGATGGCGACATGCACGAAATCGGCAAGCGGGTTCGGCGCGCCTTGCATAGGATCATGGAGGCGTCGCTGACCCTTCCGCCGGACCTTCCGCGCGAAGAACCTTGA
- the aroC gene encoding chorismate synthase produces MSHNTFGHLFRVTTWGESHGPALGCVVDGCPPGIALTAEMIQAFLDKRRPGNGKFVTQRQEPDAVRILSGVFEDERSNGQRTTGTPISLMIENTDQRSKDYSEIAQAFRPGHADYAYFAKYGVRDYRGGGRSSARETAARVAAGAVARLIIPGVTVRAALVQIGPHKIDRSNWDWSQTEQNPYWSPDAAIVPVWEEHLEKIRKAGSSTGAVVEVEAVGVPAGWGAPLYGKLDAELAAALMSINAAKGVEIGDGFDSAALTGEDNADTLRMGADGEPVFQSNHAGGILGGISTGQPLVARVAFKPTSSILIPRETVNEAGEEIELRTKGRHDPCVGIRGVPVVEAMTACVLADAFLRHRGQTGGGSFRLGAN; encoded by the coding sequence ATGTCGCACAACACCTTTGGTCACCTGTTCCGCGTCACCACCTGGGGCGAGAGCCACGGCCCGGCGCTCGGCTGCGTCGTCGACGGCTGCCCTCCCGGGATCGCGCTGACGGCGGAGATGATCCAGGCGTTCCTCGACAAGCGCCGCCCGGGGAACGGCAAGTTCGTCACCCAGCGCCAGGAGCCGGACGCGGTGCGAATCCTGTCGGGCGTGTTCGAGGACGAGCGCTCGAACGGCCAGCGCACCACGGGCACGCCGATCAGCCTGATGATCGAGAACACCGACCAGCGCAGCAAGGACTATTCGGAGATCGCCCAGGCTTTCCGGCCGGGCCACGCCGACTACGCCTATTTCGCCAAGTACGGCGTGCGCGACTATCGCGGTGGCGGGCGTAGCTCGGCCCGCGAGACCGCCGCGCGGGTGGCGGCGGGCGCTGTGGCCCGGCTGATCATCCCCGGCGTGACGGTGCGCGCCGCCCTCGTCCAGATCGGGCCGCACAAGATCGACCGCTCCAACTGGGACTGGTCGCAGACCGAGCAGAACCCCTACTGGTCTCCCGACGCGGCCATCGTGCCGGTCTGGGAGGAGCACCTCGAGAAGATCCGCAAGGCCGGCTCGTCCACCGGCGCCGTGGTCGAGGTCGAGGCCGTCGGCGTGCCGGCCGGCTGGGGCGCGCCGCTCTATGGCAAGCTGGACGCCGAACTGGCCGCCGCCCTGATGTCGATCAACGCCGCCAAGGGCGTGGAGATCGGCGACGGCTTCGACAGCGCCGCCCTGACCGGCGAGGACAACGCCGACACCCTGCGGATGGGAGCGGACGGGGAGCCCGTGTTCCAGTCCAACCACGCCGGTGGGATCCTGGGCGGCATCTCCACGGGCCAGCCCCTCGTCGCGCGCGTGGCCTTCAAGCCGACCTCGTCGATCCTGATCCCGCGCGAGACGGTCAACGAGGCCGGCGAGGAGATCGAGCTGCGCACCAAGGGCCGCCATGATCCGTGCGTGGGCATTCGCGGCGTGCCGGTGGTGGAGGCCATGACGGCCTGCGTGCTCGCCGACGCCTTCCTGCGCCATCGCGGCCAAACCGGTGGCGGCAGCTTCCGGCTCGGCGCGAACTAG
- a CDS encoding response regulator, producing the protein MRFDLLKILLVEDNQHMRILLIEMLRAIGVRYIHEAADGAEALTTMRSTHIDVVLTDLSMSGLDGVEFVHLLRRSPDSPNPFCPIVMITGHSTERRVREARDAGVNEFLAKPITARGLVHRLTLLIENPRPFVRAGDYFGPDRRRRDDPRYQGPRRRAEDASPFYLDDLDSERGHPTRRL; encoded by the coding sequence GTGCGGTTCGACCTCCTTAAAATTCTGCTGGTTGAAGACAACCAGCACATGCGCATTCTGCTGATCGAGATGCTTCGTGCGATCGGCGTACGCTATATCCATGAAGCGGCGGACGGCGCCGAAGCGCTGACCACAATGCGCTCGACCCATATCGATGTGGTGTTGACGGACCTGTCGATGAGCGGCCTCGACGGAGTCGAGTTCGTGCACCTGCTGCGCCGGTCGCCCGACAGCCCCAACCCGTTCTGCCCGATCGTGATGATCACCGGCCACTCGACCGAGCGTCGGGTTCGCGAAGCCCGCGACGCGGGGGTCAATGAGTTCCTCGCCAAGCCGATCACCGCGCGCGGGCTGGTGCACCGCCTGACCCTGCTGATCGAGAACCCGCGCCCCTTCGTCCGGGCCGGAGACTACTTCGGCCCCGATCGCCGCCGCCGCGACGATCCGCGCTATCAGGGTCCCCGGCGCCGCGCCGAGGACGCCAGCCCGTTCTATCTTGACGACCTGGATTCCGAACGCGGCCATCCGACACGCAGACTGTAA
- a CDS encoding 6-carboxytetrahydropterin synthase — translation MKPVFEITKAAFFDAAHYIEQGPSDHRYRRLHGHSFKVEASVRGEMLDAGWVADLDTLDVALKAVAAELDHGLLNDKAGLEVPTLERLCLYFAERLKTRFPGLSRIVLSRPTIGETCSLAL, via the coding sequence ATGAAGCCCGTCTTCGAGATCACGAAGGCCGCGTTTTTCGACGCGGCTCACTATATCGAGCAAGGTCCGTCGGACCATCGCTATCGCCGTCTGCACGGTCATTCGTTCAAGGTCGAGGCCAGCGTGCGCGGCGAGATGCTGGACGCGGGCTGGGTGGCCGATCTGGATACGCTGGACGTCGCCCTCAAGGCTGTCGCGGCCGAGTTGGATCACGGCCTGTTGAATGACAAGGCTGGCCTGGAGGTCCCGACTCTGGAGCGCCTGTGCCTTTACTTCGCCGAGCGATTGAAGACGCGCTTTCCCGGGCTGTCGCGGATCGTGCTCTCGCGCCCGACGATCGGCGAGACCTGCTCGCTGGCGCTCTAG
- the queE gene encoding 7-carboxy-7-deazaguanine synthase, which translates to MTYSVKEIFLTLQGEGGQAGKAAVFCRFSGCNLWSGREQDRAKAVCTFCDTDFVGTDGENGGKFATAEDLAAAVEAQWTGGPDDRLVVCTGGEPFLQLDAGAIAALHARGFQIAVETNGTIQAPAGVDWICVSPKADAPVVQTSGQELKLVFPQEKAMPERFADLDFERFYLQPMDGPDRDVNTQLAVAYCLSHPQWRLSVQTHKYLGLP; encoded by the coding sequence ATGACCTATTCGGTCAAGGAGATCTTCCTCACCTTGCAGGGCGAGGGCGGGCAGGCGGGCAAGGCCGCTGTGTTCTGCCGGTTCTCGGGCTGCAATCTCTGGAGCGGCCGTGAGCAGGACCGCGCCAAGGCGGTCTGCACCTTCTGCGACACCGACTTCGTGGGAACCGACGGCGAGAACGGCGGCAAGTTCGCGACCGCCGAGGATCTGGCGGCGGCGGTCGAGGCTCAGTGGACCGGTGGCCCGGACGATCGCCTGGTGGTCTGCACCGGCGGCGAGCCTTTCCTGCAACTGGACGCGGGCGCCATCGCCGCGCTGCACGCGCGCGGCTTCCAGATCGCGGTCGAGACCAACGGCACAATCCAGGCGCCGGCCGGGGTCGACTGGATCTGCGTCAGCCCCAAGGCCGATGCGCCTGTCGTTCAGACCTCGGGCCAAGAGCTGAAGCTCGTTTTCCCGCAGGAAAAGGCCATGCCCGAACGGTTCGCGGACCTGGATTTCGAGCGGTTCTACCTGCAGCCGATGGACGGTCCGGACCGCGACGTAAACACGCAATTGGCCGTGGCCTATTGCCTTTCGCACCCACAATGGCGTTTAAGCGTCCAAACGCACAAATATCTCGGCCTGCCCTGA
- the queC gene encoding 7-cyano-7-deazaguanine synthase QueC — protein sequence MSPRERQAALVLFSGGQDSSVCLAWALERYDRVETVGFDYGQRHAIEMQARQAVRREIAARFPDWAGRLGEDHVLDIRSFGAVAQSALTADRAIEMTERGLPSTFVPGRNLVFLTYAAALADRRGIDHLVGGMCETDFSGYPDCRRATLDAMQAALNLGMDRDFRIETPLMWLTKAQTWGLSKQLGGEDLVGLIVEESHTCYQGERGELHAWGHGCGTCPACELREKGYVEWDAAGREALAQ from the coding sequence ATGAGCCCCCGTGAGCGCCAAGCGGCCCTGGTTCTGTTCTCCGGCGGCCAGGACAGCAGCGTTTGCCTGGCCTGGGCCCTGGAGCGCTATGATCGCGTCGAGACCGTCGGCTTCGACTACGGTCAGCGTCACGCCATCGAGATGCAGGCGCGTCAGGCGGTGCGGCGCGAGATCGCGGCGCGCTTCCCGGACTGGGCTGGACGGCTCGGCGAAGACCACGTTCTGGACATCCGCAGTTTCGGCGCGGTGGCGCAGTCGGCGCTGACTGCAGATCGCGCCATCGAGATGACCGAGCGGGGGCTGCCCTCGACCTTCGTGCCGGGGCGCAACCTCGTGTTCCTGACCTACGCGGCGGCCCTGGCCGACCGGCGGGGGATCGACCATCTGGTGGGCGGCATGTGCGAGACTGACTTCTCCGGCTATCCCGACTGCAGGCGGGCCACGCTGGACGCGATGCAGGCCGCGCTGAACCTGGGCATGGACCGCGACTTTCGCATCGAGACGCCGCTGATGTGGCTGACCAAGGCCCAGACCTGGGGTCTCTCCAAACAATTGGGCGGTGAAGATCTGGTCGGGCTGATCGTCGAGGAAAGCCATACCTGCTACCAAGGCGAACGCGGCGAGCTGCATGCCTGGGGCCACGGATGCGGCACATGCCCTGCGTGCGAGTTGCGCGAGAAGGGCTATGTCGAATGGGACGCGGCGGGCCGCGAGGCGCTGGCCCAATGA